A part of Neovison vison isolate M4711 chromosome 8, ASM_NN_V1, whole genome shotgun sequence genomic DNA contains:
- the BTBD3 gene encoding BTB/POZ domain-containing protein 3 isoform X2 yields MAADIFPRKKPANSSSSTVQQYHQQNLSNNNLIPAPNWQGLYPTIRERNAVMFNNDLMADVHFVVGPPGGTQRLPGHKYVLAVGSSVFHAMFYGELAEDKDEIRIPDVEPAAFLAMLKYIYCDEIDLAADTVLATLYAAKKYIVPHLARACVNFLETSLSAKNACVLLSQSCLFEEPDLTQRCWEVIDAQAELALKSEGFCDIDFQTLESILRRETLNAKEIVVFEAALNWAEVECQRQDLALSIENKRKVLGKALYLIRIPTMALDDFANGAAQSGVLTLNETNDIFLWYTAAKKPELQFVSKARKGLVPQRCHRFQSCAYRSNQWRYRGRCDSIQFAVDKRVFIAGFGLYGSSCGSAEYSAKIELKRQGVVLGQNLSKYFSDGSSNTFPVWFEYPVQIEPDTFYTASVILDGNELSYFGQEGMTEVQCGKVTVQFQCSSDSTNGTGVQGGQIPELIFYA; encoded by the exons atggctGCTGATATATTCCCTCGTAAAAAACCAGCCAACTCCAGCAGCAGCACTGTCCAACAGTACCACCAGCAGAATCTCAGTAACAACAACCTCATTCCAGCCCCAAACTGGCAGGGCCTCTATCCCACCATTAGAGAAAG AAATGCGGTGATGTTCAATAATGATTTGATGGCAGATGTACATTTTGTGGTTGGGCCACCAGGTGGGACTCAGCGGTTGCCAGGACACAAA taTGTTTTAGCTGTTGGGAGCTCTGTGTTCCATGCAATGTTTTACGGAGAACTTGCTGAGGACAAAGATGAAATCCGTATACCAGATGTCGAACCTGCTGCTTTTCTCGCTATGCTGAA ATATATCTATTGTGATGAAATTGACTTGGCTGCTGACACAGTGCTGGCCACTCTTTACGCTGCCAAAAAGTACATTGTCCCTCACCTCGCCAGAGCCTGCGTTAATTTCCTGGAGACCAGCCTGAGCGCCAAGAACGCCTGTGTGCTCCTCTCCCAGAGCTGTCTGTTTGAGGAGCCAGACCTGACCCAGCGTTGCTGGGAGGTGATCGATGCCCAGGCCGAGTTAGCTCTCAAGTCTGAGGGATTCTGCGATATCGACTTCCAAACTCTAGAAAGTATCCTCCGCAGGGAAACTCTGAATGCCAAAGAAATTGTGGTTTTTGAGGCAGCACTCAACTGGGCCGAAGTGGAATGCCAGCGACAAGATCTGGCTCTGAGCATTGAGAATAAGCGCAAGGTCCTGGGAAAGGCACTCTACTTGATCCGCATCCCCACGATGGCCCTGGATGATTTTGCAAATGGTGCTGCCCAGTCTGGAGTTCTGACTCTCAATGAGACCAACGACATTTTCCTCTGGTACACTGCAGCCAAAAAACCTGAGCTGCAGTTTGTGAGTAAAGCCCGCAAGGGCCTCGTCCCCCAGCGCTGTCACCGTTTCCAGTCCTGTGCCTATCGGAGCAACCAGTGGCGTTACCGGGGCCGCTGTGACAGCATCCAGTTTGCGGTTGATAAGAGAGTGTTCATTGCCGGCTTTGGGCTCTACGGCTCCAGCTGCGGCTCTGCAGAGTACAGCGCCAAGATCGAACTCAAGCGGCAGGGCGTCGTTCTGGGGCAGAACTTGAGCAAGTACTTCTCAGACGGCTCCAGCAACACCTTCCCTGTGTGGTTCGAGTACCCGGTGCAGATTGAGCCGGACACCTTCTACACAGCCAGCGTGATACTGGACGGCAATGAACTCAGCTACTTCGGACAGGAAGGCATGACGGAAGTTCAGTGTGGCAAGGTGACTGTCCAGTTCCAGTGCTCCTCGGATAGCACCAATGGCACTGGGGTGCAGGGCGGGCAGATCCCTGAACTCATATTCTATGCTTGA
- the BTBD3 gene encoding BTB/POZ domain-containing protein 3 isoform X1 — protein MVDDKEKNMKCLTFFLMLPETVKNRSKKSSKKTNTGGGGSSGSSSNSKLPPVCYEIITLKTKKKKKMAADIFPRKKPANSSSSTVQQYHQQNLSNNNLIPAPNWQGLYPTIRERNAVMFNNDLMADVHFVVGPPGGTQRLPGHKYVLAVGSSVFHAMFYGELAEDKDEIRIPDVEPAAFLAMLKYIYCDEIDLAADTVLATLYAAKKYIVPHLARACVNFLETSLSAKNACVLLSQSCLFEEPDLTQRCWEVIDAQAELALKSEGFCDIDFQTLESILRRETLNAKEIVVFEAALNWAEVECQRQDLALSIENKRKVLGKALYLIRIPTMALDDFANGAAQSGVLTLNETNDIFLWYTAAKKPELQFVSKARKGLVPQRCHRFQSCAYRSNQWRYRGRCDSIQFAVDKRVFIAGFGLYGSSCGSAEYSAKIELKRQGVVLGQNLSKYFSDGSSNTFPVWFEYPVQIEPDTFYTASVILDGNELSYFGQEGMTEVQCGKVTVQFQCSSDSTNGTGVQGGQIPELIFYA, from the exons ATGGTAGATGACAAGGAAAAGAACATGAAATGTCTCACCTTCTTCTTGATGCTTCCAGAGACGGTAAAGAATAGGTCCAAGAAAAGCTCAAAGAAGACAAATactggcggcggcggcagcagcggcagcagcagcaacagcaagtTGCCCCCAGTTTGTTATGAAATAATTACCTTGAAgactaaaaagaagaagaagatggctGCTGATATATTCCCTCGTAAAAAACCAGCCAACTCCAGCAGCAGCACTGTCCAACAGTACCACCAGCAGAATCTCAGTAACAACAACCTCATTCCAGCCCCAAACTGGCAGGGCCTCTATCCCACCATTAGAGAAAG AAATGCGGTGATGTTCAATAATGATTTGATGGCAGATGTACATTTTGTGGTTGGGCCACCAGGTGGGACTCAGCGGTTGCCAGGACACAAA taTGTTTTAGCTGTTGGGAGCTCTGTGTTCCATGCAATGTTTTACGGAGAACTTGCTGAGGACAAAGATGAAATCCGTATACCAGATGTCGAACCTGCTGCTTTTCTCGCTATGCTGAA ATATATCTATTGTGATGAAATTGACTTGGCTGCTGACACAGTGCTGGCCACTCTTTACGCTGCCAAAAAGTACATTGTCCCTCACCTCGCCAGAGCCTGCGTTAATTTCCTGGAGACCAGCCTGAGCGCCAAGAACGCCTGTGTGCTCCTCTCCCAGAGCTGTCTGTTTGAGGAGCCAGACCTGACCCAGCGTTGCTGGGAGGTGATCGATGCCCAGGCCGAGTTAGCTCTCAAGTCTGAGGGATTCTGCGATATCGACTTCCAAACTCTAGAAAGTATCCTCCGCAGGGAAACTCTGAATGCCAAAGAAATTGTGGTTTTTGAGGCAGCACTCAACTGGGCCGAAGTGGAATGCCAGCGACAAGATCTGGCTCTGAGCATTGAGAATAAGCGCAAGGTCCTGGGAAAGGCACTCTACTTGATCCGCATCCCCACGATGGCCCTGGATGATTTTGCAAATGGTGCTGCCCAGTCTGGAGTTCTGACTCTCAATGAGACCAACGACATTTTCCTCTGGTACACTGCAGCCAAAAAACCTGAGCTGCAGTTTGTGAGTAAAGCCCGCAAGGGCCTCGTCCCCCAGCGCTGTCACCGTTTCCAGTCCTGTGCCTATCGGAGCAACCAGTGGCGTTACCGGGGCCGCTGTGACAGCATCCAGTTTGCGGTTGATAAGAGAGTGTTCATTGCCGGCTTTGGGCTCTACGGCTCCAGCTGCGGCTCTGCAGAGTACAGCGCCAAGATCGAACTCAAGCGGCAGGGCGTCGTTCTGGGGCAGAACTTGAGCAAGTACTTCTCAGACGGCTCCAGCAACACCTTCCCTGTGTGGTTCGAGTACCCGGTGCAGATTGAGCCGGACACCTTCTACACAGCCAGCGTGATACTGGACGGCAATGAACTCAGCTACTTCGGACAGGAAGGCATGACGGAAGTTCAGTGTGGCAAGGTGACTGTCCAGTTCCAGTGCTCCTCGGATAGCACCAATGGCACTGGGGTGCAGGGCGGGCAGATCCCTGAACTCATATTCTATGCTTGA